The genome window TCCCCCTTCAGGTTTATCTGCCTCAGAGAGTTGTGCCAGGCAGAAAGCTCCGACAGCCATTACCAGATCCCGAACCGCAATATCAAAATACTCTCCTGTAGTGATCAGGTTTATAGCTATACCTACCAGCCATAGTGCTACAATGTAACCACCAATGCGTGGCCGCAGCAGCACAATAACCCCGGCTATTATCTCGATAACTCCAACTATAAGCATAAACGTGTGCGGGCTAAACGGAATGATGTCTGCA of Pontibacter deserti contains these proteins:
- a CDS encoding tRNA (5-methylaminomethyl-2-thiouridylate)-methyltransferase translates to MNTATSISTDRLHTVWSLLKYTYAIVPIVAGIDKFTHLLTDWDKYLSPIVADIIPFSPHTFMLIVGVIEIIAGVIVLLRPRIGGYIVALWLVGIAINLITTGEYFDIAVRDLVMAVGAFCLAQLSEADKPEGGVASRYGTEQMLG